The following proteins are co-located in the Malassezia restricta chromosome II, complete sequence genome:
- a CDS encoding pre-rRNA-processing protein TSR2: MAAAPPPAAVHDAHEAVDTPTKEQLQFARSVYILLQLWPALRQAVQEQWGGEFSEEKRAFLLSHLCDEYGNHGARTRPDLDDLTELIESYVMEEFDCELEDDSAALMAGHICLVHTGIFLEDKGDTILAELESTLSRTGAKAQRAEVQDGFDMIDDHEASDDERPAQPSARPAEPAPKQERIVDEDGFEMVQPRRRT, translated from the coding sequence ATGGCCGCCGCTCCTCCGCCTGCGGCggtccacgacgcccacgagGCCGTGGACACGCCCACGAAAGAGCAACTGCAattcgcacgcagcgtatACATTCTCTTGCAGCTGTGGCcggcgctgcggcaggCTGTGCAGGAGCAGTGGGGCGGAGAATTCTCGGAAGAGAAGCGCGCCTTTTTACTGTCGCATTTGTGCGACGAATACGGCAATCACGGAGCGCGCACGAGACCGGATCTGGATGACTTGACCGAGCTCATAGAGAGCTATGTGATGGAGGAATTCGACTGTGAGCTGGAGGACGATAGCGCGGCGCTCATGGCGGGGCATATTTGCCTAGTACACACGGGCATCTTTCTCGAGGACAAAGGCGATACCATCCTGGCCGAGCTCGAGTCGACCTTGTCACGCACAGGCGCCAAGGCCCAGCGCGCGGAGGTGCAGGACGGCTTTGACATGATCGACGACCACGAGGCCTctgacgacgagcgcccTGCGCAGCCAAGCGCGCGTCCCGCTGAACCCGCGCCGAagcaggagcgcatcgtgGACGAGGATGGCTTTGAAATGGTCCAGCCGCGCCGGCGTACGTAG
- a CDS encoding 3-hydroxy acid dehydrogenase/malonic semialdehyde reductase: MSVTWSSRLHDKVVFVTGASSGIGAAAAQLFAYAGANVVLGARRIEKLASVQAACERANADGATGHGGRYAVLDLDMRNAQSIESVLQRMPSWASDVDVLVNNAGLASGTAQVGDIRREDVDAMLDTNVRGLIEMTQLFVRMFKARNRGHIINLGSIAGMEAYPSGSIYCATKFAVRAFTSALMKELYTTPIRVTNIQPGMVETEFSLVRAYGDQTAADKVYVGMEPLRAEDIAEEIVWAASRPDHVNIAELTVLPVQQAGPYHVSRRT; encoded by the coding sequence ATGAGCGTCACTTGGAGTTCGCGACTGCATGACAAGGTTGTGTTCGTGacgggcgcctcgtccggcattggcgctgctgccgctcAGCTGTTTGCGTACGCGGGGGCGAacgtcgtgctgggcgcgcgtcgcatcgAGAAACTCGCGAGCGTGCAAGCCGCCTGTGAGCGTGCGAATGCGGACGGTGCTACGGGGCATGGCGGCCGCTATGCGGTGCTTGATCTCGATATGCGTAACGCACAGAGTATCGAGTCTGTTTTGCAGCGTATGccgtcgtgggcgtcgGACGTTGATGTGCTTGTGAACAATGCAGGCCTCGCCTCCGGCACCGCCCAGGTGGGCGACATTCGGCGTGAGGACGTGGATGCGATGCTCGACACCAATGTGCGTGGTCTCATTGAGATGACGCAGTTGTTTGTGCGCATGTTCAAGGCGCGCAATCGCGGCCACATCATCAATCTCGGCTCCATCGCCGGTATGGAAGCGTATCCAAGCGGTTCGATCTACTGCGCGACGAAATTCGCCGTGCGTGCGTTTACGTCCGCGCTGATGAAGGAGCTGTACACGACGCCTATCCGTGTCACCAACATCCAGCCGGGGATGGTCGAGACGGAATTCAGTCTTGTGCGGGCCTATGGCGATCAGACGGCCGCCGACAAGGTATATGTGGGCATGGAGCCGCTCCGGGCCGAAGACATTGCGGAGGAAATCGTCTGGGCCGCCAGTCGTCCTGATCACGTCAATATTGCTGAGCTGACGGTGCTGCCCGTGCAACAGGCAGGACCGTACCATGTGTCTCGGCGCACCTAG
- a CDS encoding programmed cell death 6-interacting protein, translating into MPNVLGLPYPQTAPVDVRDGLRAHLHTNFPDIDPQLFERDIEAWQDLRSKCVSSVAPTGPSPLLRDYAAQLDCAARMLKNEAGTAFPWAPGFSHAPPLQWHESIAAERAYVLLWIAAEHAQSASWESRSTSESLKRAANEFQLAAGCLAHMTTLPLPAPLQDQVPCLRFLMLAQAQECFWQKAVQDALKDTTIAKLAQGVSTLYADSVALAPPAALPPDWLQHMECKRWHFAAAAMYRKSCDDLAQRRHADELGRLRLAASYVERAKRAGTRVVATAVVDDVQSLYDIIHTNLVRADKDNELIYLEAPTNAAHLPDIGTALLATERCPTPVEAPVAYLEQGQQEAWFRRLMTYGVDVAVRLYADRKAQLLEHTLEATASRLDAQLEAALSTMQMAETLQRLDRPQRLPTHWHEYVSGIADGGVRALEELMQRVVQLADMCRAAYEQARPYHDEALLSEYDTALSEARRSDHRVRASLDQVAPLAHIMERGMTALHAWAMPTIRDLQRACEAHTDDIRGIHAMMEQLRDGAQARRRLVLRARAEMDSDDLRETLLHMVRARQVGDAVPAAALDDVLATSMQRYDVYVRDLQRCESEQQERMRHLKQALMRLLRQADVAHALDAQAEAWHRVEEAYGQWAALRQHVAEGLVFYETLHDRLRRLADV; encoded by the coding sequence ATGCCCAATGTGCTGGGTCTGCCCTACCCACAGACGGCGCCCGTGGATGTGCGCGATGGTCTGCGTGCGCACCTGCATACCAACTTTCCCGATATCGATCCTCAGCTATTCGAGCGCGATATAGAGGCATGGCAAGATCTGCGTAGCAAGTGCGtgtcgagcgtcgcgcccaCGGGGCCATCGCCGCTGCTGCGGGActatgcggcgcagctggattgtgcggcgcgcatgctgaAGAACGAGGCAGGCACGGCCTTTCCTTGGGCACCGGGCTTTTCCCATGCGCCTCCCCTGCAATGGCACGAGAGTATCGCGGCGGAGCGAGCGTATGTGCTGCTGTGGATCGCAgctgagcatgcgcagAGTGCGTCGTGGGAGTCGcggagcacgagcgagaGTCTCAAGCGTGCCGCGAACGAGTTCCAGCTCGCAGCTGggtgcctcgcgcacatgACGACGCTGCCtctgcctgcgccgctgcaggacCAGGTGCCGTGTCTCCGCTTCTTGATGCTCGCACAAGCGCAGGAATGTTTTTGGCAAAAGGCTGTGCAAGATGCGCTGAAAGACACGACGATCGCGAAACTGGCGCAAGGCGTGTCCACGCTGTACGCTGACAGTgtggcgctcgcgccgccagcgGCTCTGCCGCCGGACTGGCTACAGCACATGGAGTGCAAGCGGTGGCACTTTGCTGCGGCTGCCATGTACCGGAAAAGCTGTGATGatctcgcgcagcgccggcacgcCGATGAGCTCGGGCGACTGAGGCTGGCCGCGTCGTACGTCGAGCGTGCGAAGCGCGCTGGCACGCGAGTTGTCGCGACGGcggtcgtggacgacgtCCAGTCTCTGTACGATATCATCCACACGAATCTCGTCCGCGCCGACAAGGACAATGAGCTGATTTACCTGGAAGCGCCGACGAATGCAGCGCATTTGCCCGACATCGGCACCGCCCTGCTGGCTACGGAGCGGTGTCCGACGCccgtcgaggcgcccgTGGCGTATTTGGAGCAAGGCCAGCAGGAGGCGTGGTTCAGGCGGCTTATGACGTATGGCGTGGACGTCGCCGTGCGGCTGTACGCGGACCGCAAGGCGCAGTTGCTGGAGCACACGCTCGaggcgacggcgtcgcgcctcgatgcacagctcgaggcggccCTGTCGACCATGCAGATGGCTgagacgctgcagcgcctcgatcggcCGCAGCGATTGCCGACGCACTGGCACGAGTATGTGAGCGGCATCGCGGACGGCGGTGTACGtgcgctcgaagagctcatgcagcgcgtcgtgcagctcgccgacatgtgccgcgccgcgtatgagcaggcgcggccctaccacgacgaggcgctcctCAGCGAGTACGACACGGCCCTGTCCGAGGCGCGCAGGAGCGATCACCGAGTGCGAGCGAGCCTCGATCAGgtggcgccgctcgcgcacatCATGGAGCGCGGCATGACGGCCCTCCATGCGTGGGCGATGCCTACGATCCGGGacctgcagcgcgcgtgtgAAGCTCATACGGACGACATTCGGGGCATCCACGCGATGATGGAGCAGCTccgcgacggcgcgcaggcCCGTCGCCGACTTGTGCTGcgggcgcgcgccgagATGGACAgcgacgacttgcgcgagacgctgctgcataTGGTCCGTGCGAGACAGGTcggcgacgccgtgccggcCGCCGCGTTGGACGACGTTTTGGCcacgtcgatgcagcgctaCGACGTCTACGTGCGCGATCTGCAGCGGTGCGAGTCCGAGCAGCAGGAGCGCATGAGGCACCTGAagcaggcgctcatgcgcctgctgcggcaggccgacgtggcgcacgcgctggatgcgcaggccgaggccTGGCATCGTGTGGAGGAAGCGTATGGACAGTGGGCGGCGCTACGGCAGCACGTGGCAGAAGGCCTGGTCTTTTACGAGACGCTGCACGACCGACTACGGCGTCTCGCGGACGTCTAG
- a CDS encoding conserved oligomeric golgi complex subunit 4: MARVADEVKVALRQLEHDERTQKHRMEALVKEATKALQQSDTVVHEHTAPPLHRAQRHAHAIESRFQSTTHTAQQLYHDLNVLYEEGNRIQLSLQWCNEAVQLRTSLGALADALERLDWDACVRHCQHASSVPADVLHSDFVRTVVPTAMHPDAPPQLLAHLRASLIDKMAQQFAHYANARDEAQATRFLAYFAAIHAHEQGLAAYSAFACSLLEAYGHELEERLRSPSANPLFFGMLWTALHEYLAVFISKHQPVVDQLLGQPGHCDFMQGVWPALERVWSSFALRILEAWRAERNVDQLVRDAQDERFTPLETIRASPYTPGRIYEHHRGGGSEYLAVDALLNEMVSFSAQWSLLMQFLRRSTLPTDAAVFDGRLARTIQDTMLHVFVPLQMYALQANVQQVHMLDTPDVQSLPYASSLPDDMFFALRTVLSRSLSTSSVDVAERIVSQAVAMVETYFVEIVVLRMDGCRRALNISRLVDGPRRAAAAREVRTTLCVYLNVLDISASYSDRILALLSQPSFLESCFAGGDADSPLAIAQGIVSRLGTLSPKIRTALQFEIDELYRALVEPRLQALLSDIFRDLNYKLNEASYGQLPEAHTLTERLRTGWDALMTGYRDQLTESNYASLFSMAVDALVRPWEQLVFQLTFTELGALRFDKDVRGVLTMLSERAPWGLRDKFLRLQQVSYVLNMDEEETDTSDAYEAGVSSGISWQLTPAEVQNVRALRVTS, translated from the coding sequence atggcccGAGTGGCGGACGAGGTGAAGGTCGCCCTGCGCCAACTCGAGCACGATGAGCGAACGCAAAAGCATCGCATGGAAGCGCTTGTGAAAGAGGCCACGAAAGCGCTGCAGCAATCTGATACGGTCGTGCATGAGCACACGGCGCCCCCTCTTCATCGGGCtcagcgacacgcgcacgccATCGAGTCGCGCTTCCAGTCCACGACacacacggcgcagcagctgtaTCACGACTTGAATGTGCTCTACGAAGAAGGGAACCGAATTCAGCTCTCCCTACAATGGTGCAACGAGGCGGTACAGCTGCGTACATCGCTAGGtgcgctcgccgacgccctCGAACGCCTCGATTGGGATGCCTGTGTTCGCCATTGCCAGCATGCGTCGAGCGTCCCTGCAGACGTACTGCACAGCGACTTTGTCCGCACAGTCGTGCCTACAGCCATGCACCCTGACGCACCACCTCAGCTCCTGGCTCATCTGCGCGCCTCCCTCATCGACAAGATGGCACAGCAATTCGCTCATTATGCCAACGCACGCGACGAAGCTCAAGCTACGCGTTTCCTTGCATACTTCGCTGCCATCCATGCACATGAGCAGGGCCTGGCTGCTTATAGTGCATTTGCGTGCTCGCTTCTCGAAGCGTACGGCCATGAGCTCGaagagcgcctgcgctcgcCCTCGGCGAATCCCCTCTTCTTCGGCATGCTGTGGACAGCACTTCACGAGTACCTCGCTGTTTTTATCAGCAAGCATCAGCCCGTGGTGGATCAGCTGCTGGGACAGCCCGGCCACTGCGACTTTATGCAAGGCGTGTGGCCTGCGCTAGAGCGCGTGTGGTCCTCGTTCGCCTTGCGCATTCTAGAGgcttggcgcgccgagcggaACGTGGATCAGCTCGTCCGCGACGCTCAAGATGAGCGATTCACACCTCTCGAAACGATTCGCGCTTCGCCGTACACACCCGGACGCATATACGAGCACCACCGCGGCGGTGGATCCGAGTATCTCGCTGTGGACGCGCTCCTCAATGAAATGGTGTCATTTAGCGCGCAGTGGTCCCTCTTGATGCAGTTCTTGCGTCGCTCCACACTACCTACGGACGCAGCCGTATTCGATGGACGCCTGGCGCGTACCATCCAGGACACCATGCTTCACGTGTTTGTGCCGCTACAAATGTATGCCTTGCAGGCGAATGTACAGCAAGTCCACATGCTAGATACACCCGACGTGCAGTCACTCCCCTACGCGAGCTCCCTGCCTGATGACATGTTCTTTGCCCTGCGTACCGTGCTTTCTCGCTCACTGTCCACGTCGTCCGTCGATGTCgctgagcgcatcgtgtcTCAGGCGGTGGCCATGGTCGAGACGTACTTTGTGGAAATCGTCGTGCTGCGGATGGATGGAtgccgccgtgcgctgAACATTTCCCGCCTCGTGGACGGTCCACGTCGtgcggcggctgcgcgcGAAGTACGTACGACCCTCTGTGTCTATCTCAATGTCCTGGACATATCGGCTTCCTACTCAGACCGTATCCTGGCGCTCTTGTCGCAACCCTCGTTCCTTGAATCATGTTTTGCAGGCGGTGATGCCGACAGCCCCCTCGCTATCGCGCAAGGTATCGTGAGCCGTCTTGGCACGCTCTCACCCAAAATTCGGACGGCGCTGCAGTTCGAAATAGACGAGCTGTACCGCGCTTTGGTAGAGCCCCGACTCCAAGCCCTGCTGTCGGACATCTTCCGTGACCTAAACTACAAGCTGAACGAAGCGTCGTATGGCCAATTGCCAGAGGCTCACACATTGACGGAGCGTCTGCGCACTGGATGGGACGCACTCATGACGGGCTATCGAGATCAACTGACCGAGTCAAACTATGCCTCGCTCTTCTCCATGGCCGTagatgcgctcgtgcggcCTTGGGAACAGCTTGTATTCCAACTGACCTTCACCGAGCTCGGTGCCCTGCGCTTCGACAAGGACGTGCGTGGTGTGCTCACCATGCTGAGCGAGCGGGCTCCTTGGGGCCTTCGGGACAAGTTCTTACGACTGCAACAGGTATCGTACGTCCTCAAtatggacgaggaagaaACAgacacgagcgacgccTACGAGGCTGGCGTGTCTAGCGGCATCTCATGGCAACTGACGCCTGCCGAAGTTCAGAACGTGCGTGCACTGCGTGTCACATCTTGA
- a CDS encoding ubiquitin-conjugating enzyme E2 G2, which produces MTTSTRNAAAAIRRLTIEYKQLTTDPNTLFPAVGPISEDNYLEWEALLPGPDDTPFEGGVFSARLSFPPTYPLEPPTMRFDPPIFHPNVYPDGLVCISILHAAGDDPNMYESSAERWSPVQSIEKILLSVLSMLSEPNIESGANIDASKMYRDDRAKYEETIRKQVREQLGL; this is translated from the exons ATGACGACAAGCACACGCAatgcagcggcagcgatcCGGCGCTTGACCATCGAGTACAAGCAGCTGACGACAGATCCAAATACGCTCTTTCCAGCGGTCGGCCCTATCTCGGAAGACAACTACCTCGAGTGGGAGGCGCTGTTGCCTGGCCCCGACGATACGCCCTTCGAAGGCGGCGTATTCAGCGCGCGCCTGTCGTTCCCGCCCACATACCCGCTCGAGCcgccgacgatgcgcttcgATCCGCCGATTTTCCATCCGAATG TGTACCCTGATGGCCTCGTGTGCATTAGCATTCTGCATGCCGCTGGCGATGACCCGAACA TGTATGAATCATCCGCCGAGCGGTGGTCACCCGTGCAATCCATCGAAAAGATCTTGCTGTCCGTGTTGAGCATGCTGTCCGAGCCCAACATCGAGAGTGGCGCCAACATTGACGCCAGCAAAATGTACCGCGATGACCGCGCGAAGTACGAAGAAACCATCCGCAAGCAGGTGCGAGAGCAATTGGGCCTGTAG
- a CDS encoding spindle assembly associated Sfi1-like protein has translation MALWQDASSSAMLDESASALSSSMFFPWRGARRETEPARLAQLASSFALRDVEVAFFNAVIRHLPPASTSFSELKHAYNVCRQDTALVAPIMHDFRASYTPEAQASIDARLWNTLLSLVQVRGHTWAERWDTIRVGLGLEPLDDESSFSVDTRAPVVLSSTPWKPATRRPHFERRWDTYRRRVQRRYLYQWLARTQHLAHMYARAKHTHERVSVWTAWVHWRDARERHVQSVREADAMHRTRLTRASWTSWRLAVGHRHAQRRDAQHRALAVGWHTWHAKKCDRLQRIAWTLWQHAWLAHTATAIDTFRALASAWHAWRARMERLAHLSPKASLFSRYLTQRLASRAWVAWRLRLGERRSDAHDMLLAARLRAHHALRRAWGMWRTSLAQHLVRHHHGRQVSQRVDERVRHAAWMTWRVRTQLVGIDAVRTAHSLRHAWNAWWLTYTERTMARQALVMQLTHRTHARVVRHAWHTWSRRYHAQLREERAAQGTFTWRCLYMAWHAWKARWRHVQQEWTRAEDVETHHLLRRRWRAWTQALQRRRETRAAHHYTDQLLRRVWSAWRVSYASQRHSQSCEALVLAQQHAHRQREAWRRWTSKLAAHRDRAGRACLVHDALLLRAGWGQWRTRRALCRAMEHTAVTWHETRRGSAHRQLRRAWDAWAARREHRIALQQAYALWTSARVTRAWWQWRDVYAQLCLQAPELETLALRRRAILRVCWARWTEASACVPMLRARRCQRQRLVLRRWRRATQAARHRRTARHFGLDTAGRDAWDAWRARAMYQRDTRWISRLKGRRARLSNVPRVPPRFQARCAETHGTVLPVARAAPSAQQY, from the exons atGGCGCTGTGGCAGGATgcctcctcgagcgccatgctggaCGAGAGTGCGTCGGCCCTTTCGTCGAGCATGTTTTTTCCGTGGCGAGGCGCAAGGCGCGAGACGGAGCCTGCCAGGCTCGCACAACTCGCCTCGTCGTTTGCTCTGCGCGATGTGGAAGTGGCGTTCTTCAATGCCGTGATCCGCCATCTCCCGCCGGCGTCTACGAGTTTTTCTGAGCTCAAGCACGCGTACAATGTATGTCGTCAGGATACGGCGCTCGTAGCGCCGATCATGCACGACTTCCGCGCTTCGTACACACCCGAGGCACAGGCAtcgatcgatgcgcgcctgtGGAATACACTGCTTTCGCTCGTGCAAGTGCGAGGGCACACGTGGGCAGAACGATGGGACACGATTCGCGTGGGACTCGGTCTCGagccgctggacgacgagtcGTCCTTCTCCGTGGACACGAGGGCGCCCGTGGTCCTGTCCAGCACGCCATGGAAGCCAgccacgcgtcgtccgcACTTTGAGCGCCGCTGGGACACGTATCGCCGACGCGTCCAAAGGCGGTACCTCTATCAGTGgctcgcacgcacgcagcatctcgcgcatatgtacgcgcgcgccaagcACACCCATGAGCGCGTCTCGGTGTGGACCGCTTGGGTGCATtggcgcgacgcacgcgagCGACACGTGCAATCCGTCAGGGAGGCGGATGCCATGCATAGGACCAGGCTGACGCGTGCTTCCTGGACGTcgtggcgcctcgccgtTGGTCATCGGCATGCCCAGCGGCGAgacgcgcagcatcgcgccCTGGCCGTCGGATGGCACACATGGCATGCAAAGAAGTGTGACCGACTGCAGCGCATTGCTTGGACATTGTGGCAGCacgcgtggctcgcgcaCACAGCGACTGCGATCGACACGTTTCGCGCGCTCGCTagcgcatggcatgcgtggcgcgcacgtATGGAACGGCTGGCTCACCTTTCGCCCAAAGCCTCGCTGTTCTCACGATAcctcacgcagcgcctcgcgtcgcgcgcatggGTCGCATGGCGCCTGCGTCTAGGCGAGCGGCGTAGCGACGCACATGACATGCTGCTAGCTGCGCGTCTACGTGCACACCATGCGCTTCGTCGAGCATGGGGCATGTGGCGCACCAGCCTAGCGCAACACCTCGTGCGCCACCACCACGGCCGGCAGGTGTCGCAGCgcgtggacgagcgcgtACGGCATGCTGCCTGGATGACGTGGCGTGTTCGCACACAGCTCGTTGGCATtgacgccgtgcgcacggctCACTCGCTACGTCATGCATGGAATGCGTGGTGGCTCACATACACCGAGCGCACCATGGcacgccaggcgctcgtgatGCAGCTCACGCACCGCACCCATGCGCGCGTAGTGCGCCATGCATGGCACACCTGGTCGCGCCGATatcacgcgcagctgcgcgaagAGCGCGCGGCCCAAGGCACATTCACGTGGCGCTGTCTTTACATGGCCTGGCACGCATGGAAAGCGAGATGGCGGCATGTGCAGCAGGAATGGACACGCGCGGAGGACGTCGAGACCCACCATCTTCtccggcgccgctggcgtgcgtggacgcaagcgctgcagcgccgtcgggagacgcgtgcggcgcatcactATACGGACCAGCTTCTTCGTCGCGTCTGGTCCGCTTGGCGTGTGTCGTATGCGAGTCAGCGCCACTCGCAGTCatgcgaggcgctcgtgctcgctcaacagcatgcgcatcgacaGCGCGAGGCCTGGCGCCGGTGGACGTCCAAactcgcggcgcatcgcgatCGGGCAGGCCGggcgtgcctcgtgcatgatgcgctgcttcttcgTGCGGGCTGGGGGCAGTGGCgtacacgacgcgcgctgtgccgtgCCATGGAACACACCGCCGTCACATGGCACGAGACCCGGCGTGGATCTGCGCACAGGCAGCTCCGTCGCGCGTGGGATGCATGGGCCGCGAGACGCGAGCatcgcatcgcgctccagcaagCGTATGCGCTGTGGACATCGGCCCGTGTCACGCGAGCCTGGTGGCAGTGGCGCGATGTGTATGCGCAGCTCTGTCTGCAAGCGCCGGAGCTCGAGACGTTGGCtcttcgacgacgcgcgataCTGCGTgtgtgctgggcgcgctgGACAGAAGCTTCCGCGTGCGTGCCTATGCTACGGGCACGGCGgtgccagcgccagcgacTTGTCCTACGCCGTTGGCGGCGGGCCACacaagcagcgcgccatcgacgcacagcgcgccatTTTGGCCTCGACACGGCCGGGCGCGACGCTTGggacgcatggcgcgcgcgcgccatgtacCAGCGCGATACACGGTGGATTTC GCGCCTCAAGGGCCGACGCGCCCGCCTATCGAatgtgccgcgcgtgccgccgcgATTCCAGGCTAGGTGCGCCGAGACACATGGTACGGTCCTGCCTGTTGCACGGGCAGCACCGTCAGCTCAGCAATATTGA
- a CDS encoding cytochrome-b5 reductase: protein MQRALPRGARAIALATPVCLGAFYVTQQARQSDEGPLPYRYAPLLLGSTSLLPCQAARAFESDERAMHRHLHLVSKKPLTLGRDCIPFAIYSYYIKEPTLQVERPYTPLAILSRSDACSLDMLIKRYADGELSRYLHRLRPNAPVYVRGPEVTWQLPSHAKMPDEIVMMVGGTCVAASHQLLSNVLDTRDPATSPRLTVWYAASSLDALQAVPDMVRYLKQYPEHVQLRLWVERMPRHSQQADLCTATGIPVGARVRRLDTATWLGRLWSRRPVHELVVDGVAVPVHSGRISLEDIQTRLAHSEVWRRLVLVCGPDGFVHALAGPKARDLLSQGPLGGMLRASGYTEAEVFKM, encoded by the coding sequence atgcagcgaGCTTTGCCGCGTGGTGCACGCGCCATAGCGCTGGCCACCCCCGTCTGCTTGGGTGCGTTCTATGTGACGCAGCAAGCACGACAGAGCGACGAAGGCCCTTTGCCGTATCGATATGCGCCGCTTCTGTTGGGATCGACGAGCTTACTGCCGTGccaagcagctcgcgcattTGAGTCGGATGagcgtgcgatgcatcgtCATTTGCACTTGGTGTCCAAGAAGCCACTGACACTGGGTCGCGACTGTATCCCGTTTGCGATTTACTCGTACTACATCAAAGAACCCACTCTTCAAGTGGAGCGACCCTATACGCCTCTGGCCATACTGAGTCGGAGCGATGCATGCTCActcgacatgctcatcAAGCGCTACGCTGACGGAGAACTATCTCGATATTTGCATCGGCTGCGTCCGAATGCTCCTGTGTATGTTCGTGGCCCTGAAGTGACGTGGCAACTGCCATCTCATGCCAAGATGCCGGACGAGATTGTCATGATGGTAggcggcacatgcgtcgCGGCTTCTCACCAGCTCTTGTCCAATGTGCTTGATACCCGTGATCCGGCTACGTCACCTAGGCTCACAGTCTGGTATGCAGCGTCTTCGCTGGATGCATTGCAGGCTGTGCCTGACATGGTCCGCTACCTGAAGCAATATCCTGAGCATGTGCAATTGCGTTTGTGGGTGGAACGCATGCCGCGGCATTCACAGCAGGCCGACTTATGTACAGCCACAGGCATACCCGTTGGTGCACGAGTCCGACGGCTCGACACAGCTACATGGCTTGGCCGCCTTTGGTCACGCCGGCCTGTGCATGAATTGGTGGTGGATGGCGTAGCTGTGCCTGTACACAGTGGGCGTATTTCTCTTGAGGATATCCAGACGCGACTTGCTCATTCCGAGGTGTGGCGTCGTCTAGTGCTCGTGTGTGGCCCTGACGGGTTCGTGCATGCACTCGCCGGTcccaaggcgcgcgatCTACTATCGCAGGGTCCGCTTGGTGGTATGTTGCGAGCCTCTGGTTATACAGAAGCAGAGGTATTCAAGATGTGA